DNA sequence from the Bradyrhizobium diazoefficiens genome:
ACCGCCTTCGGCGACCATATCCGCATGGTGTGGCTGACGCCGGCGATGGACGGGCTGTTCATGGGAGGCGCCTCCGAGCGCCGGCGCTTCTTCGACCGCCTAGTGCTGGCGATCGACAGCGAGCATTCCAGCCGCATCTCCGCGCTCGAACGTTCGCTGCGCTCGCGCAACCGCCTGCTCGAGACGCGCAATTACGACGACCATTGGTGTGACGCGATCGAGCGCGAGACCGCCGAGCTTGCCGTCGCAGTCGCCGCAACGCGCGGCCAGACCGCGGCGCGCCTCACCGGCATGCTCAACGCGCGCGCGCAACAATCGGCGTTTCCGTCGGCGCAGATCGCGCTCGACGGCTGGATGGAGAACGCGCTGCTGACCGAGACCGCGACCTCGGTCGAGGACCGCTACCGCCAGATCCTGCGCGACAACCGCCCGCGCGATGCGATTGCCGGCCGCACCACCGACGGCCCGCATCTGACCGATCTCCAGGTGATCTATGCGCCGAAAAGCATGCCGGCGCGCGACGCCTCCACCGGCGAGCAGAAGGCGCTGCTGATCGGCCTCGTGCTGGCGCATGCAACGCTGGTCGCCGAGATGACCGGCATCGTGCCGCTGCTGTTGCTCGATGAGGTCGTCGCCCATCTCGATCGGAACCGCCGCGCCGCGCTGTTCGACGAGCTGCGCAAGCTCGGTGCGCAGGTCTGGCTGACCGGCGCGGATCCGGCCGCCTTTGCCGAGATCGGCACCGGGAGCCAGGTTTTTGACATCGAAAGCGGGCGAGTCTCCGCTGGCCGTTAGGACCTCTCCGATTGCCTCTACCCGGAGAAATGCGGCCTCGGAGAGGTCAAAACGGGACCTCGAATCGGGCTTTTTGCAGCGCCGAGAAACGGCCTTCGCGCGCCTTGAAAATCGGCCGAAAAACCCCATCTGATCAAAGGGTTGCCGGAGGATACTTTGCGCTAGGCGCAATCCCTCTTTCGTGGCACAAATAGGCTCGCAATCAGCGCCTTTTGCGCGGCTGATTCGGGCGACATCTCGAAGGCCTCTCATGACAGAACCTGCTCGGCAGACGCCTGCCGAAAACGAGCCCTCCACCGCGAGCGAATACGGCGCGGAATCGATCCGCGTGCTCAAGGGGCTCGACGCCGTCCGCAAGCGCCCGGGCATGTATATCGGCGACACCGATGACGGCTCGGGCCTGCACCACATGGTCTACGAGGTCGTCGACAACGCGATCGACGAAGCGTTGGCGGGCCATGCCACGCGCGTCGACGTGATCCTCAACGCCGACAATTCCGTCACCGTGCGCGACGACGGCCGCGGCATTCCCGTCGACATCCACAAGGGCGAAGGCATCTCGGCGGCCGAGGTCATCATGACCCAGCTCCATGCCGGCGGAAAATTCGACCAGAACTCCTACAAGGTCTCCGGCGGCCTGCACGGTGTCGGCGTCTCCGTCGTCAATGCGCTGTCGAGCAAGCTCGGCTTGCGCATCTGGCGCGACAACAAGGAGCACTACATCGAATTCGCCCATGGCGATGCGGTGGCACCGCTCAAGGTCGTCGGCGAGGCACCCGGCAAGCGCGGCACCGAGGTGACGTTCCTGGCCTCGAGCGAGACCTTCAAGAACATCGAATATGATTTCGCCACCCTCGAGCACCGCCTGCGCGAGCTTGCCTTCCTCAATTCCGGCGTCAACATCGCGCTGTCCGATATGCGTCATGCAGTCGAGAAGCGCGAGGAGATGCACTATTCCGGCGGCGTCGAGGAATTCGTCAGATATCTCGACCGCAACAAGAAGGCGATCGTGCCGGCGCCGATCATGGTGCGCGCGGAAGCCAACAGCATCGGCGTCGAGGCCGCCTTGTGGTGGAATGACAGCTACCATGAGAACGTGCTGTGCTTCACCAACAACATCCCGCAGCGTGACGGCGGCACCCATCTGGCCGGCTTCCGCGGCGCGCTGACGCGCCAGGTCAACGGCTATGCCGACGCCAATGCGAAAAAGGAAAAGATCGCGCTGACCGGCGACGACTGCCGCGAAGGCCTTACCGCCGTGCTGTCGGTGAAGGTGCCCGATCCGAAATTCTCGTCGCAGACCAAGGACAAGCTGGTGTCCTCGGAAGTGCGTCCCGTGGTCGAGAACGTCCTCAACGAGGCGCTCCAGGCCTGGTTCGAGGAGCACCCCTCGGAAGCCAAGATGATCGTCGGCAAGGTGATCCAGGCCGCGGCCGCGCGTGAAGCCGCGCGAAAAGCGCGCGAGCTGACGCGCAAGAGCCCGCTCTCGGTCTCCTCGTTGCCCGGCAAGCTTGCCGACTGCCAGGAAAAGGACCCGGCGAAATCGGAGCTCTTCATCGTCGAGGGCGACTCGGCAGGCGGCAGCGCCAAGCAGGGCCGCAACCGCGAATTCCAGGCGGTGCTGCCGCTGCGCGGCAAGATCCTCAACGTGGAACGCGTGCGTCCCGACAAGATGCTGGGAAGCGAGCAGATCGGCACGCTGATCACCGCGCTCGGCACCGGCATCAGCGACGAATTCTCGATCGAGAAGCTGCGCTATCACAAGATCATCGTGATGACGGACGCCGACGTCGATGGCGCCCATATCCGCACGCTGCTGCTGACCTTCTTCTACAGGCAGATGCCCGCCATCATCGACGGCGGCTATCTCTACATCGCCCAGCCGCCGCTCTATAAGGTCTCCAGAGGCAAGTCCGAGCAGTATCTGAAGGACGAGCGGGCGCTGGAAGATTATCTGATCGACACCGGGCTCGACGACTGCGTGTTCATTCCCGGCAATGGCGGCGATCGCACCGGCCGCGACCTGCGTTCACTGGTCGACGATGCGCGCGTCGTCCGCAGCATCCTGCGCAACCTGCACAGCCGCTATAACCGCAAGGTGGTCGAGCAGGCCGCCATCACCGGCGTGCTCAACAAGGCGATCTACGGCGATTCAGAGAAAGCCGCAGCCGCTGCGCAATATATCGCCGGCCGGCTGGACAGTCTGGCCGAAGAGGTCGAGCGCGGTTGGGTCGGGCAGTATGTGGAAGGCCAGGGATTCCAGTTCGAGCGCACCGTGCGCGGCGTCAGGGAGTTCGCCCTCATCGACGACGCGTTCCTGGGTTCGGCGGAAGCCCGCAAGCTCGACGAGTACACGGTGAAGCTCCAGGACGTCTATGCACGCCCCGGCAAGCTGCGGCGCAAGGACGTCGAGCACATGGTCTACGGGCCGGTCGATCTCTTCGAAGCCGTCACCGATGCCGGCCGCAAGGGCGTCGCGCTGCAGCGCTACAAAGGCCTCGGCGAGATGAACCCTGAGCAGCTGTGGGAAACGACGCTGGACATCAATGCGCGCTCGCTGCTCCAGGTGAAGGTCAAGGAGGTCGACGAGGCCGACGACATCTTCACCAAGCTGATGGGCGACGTGGTCGAACCGCGCCGCGACTTCATCCAGGAACATTCGCTGAGCGCGACGATCGACATCTGAGGCGCTTGAATGGCTTTAGGTTTCTACTAGCCACGCACTCGCTGCACCTCTCCCGCTTGCGGGAGAGGTCGAGGCGCTCGCAGAGCGCGGCGGGTGAGGGCTCTCTCCTCGCGGAGATATTCTCCACAGATTTCGATAGTCCCACTGCGGAAACACCCTCTCCCCAGCCCTCCCCCGCAAGCGAGGGAGGGAGCGCACCTCCTTCGTGGCAACCATCGAGCCCGAATTGCTACCGCACTCGTTTGTCTGTATTTTCCGCCCCAAAAGCAACCCCGCCCCACCCTCAGCACAGCGAGAACCCAAGTGGCGCCCATCCAATACATCGTCGAGGGCGGTCACCGGCTCTCGGGCTCGATCGAGCCGTCCGGCAACAAGAATTCGGCGCTGCCGATCATCGCGGCCGCGCTGCTCACCGAGCATCCGGTGACGCTTCACAACGTGCCGCGGATCCGCGACACCGAGACGCTGGTCGAGCTGATCCGCTCGGTCGGCGCCGCGGCGGAATGGAGCGCGGGCAACACGCTGCATATTCACGCCAAGAGCATCCGCGCCGCCGATCTCGATCCCGAGCTTTGTGTGCGCATCCGCGCCTCGATCCTGCTCGCGGGGCCCTTGCTCGCCCGCTGCGGCGAGGTGATGCTGCCGCCGCCCGGCGGCGACGTCATCGGCCGGCGCCGGCTCGACACCCATGTGCTGGCGCTGGAACAGCTTGGCGCAAAAGTCACGGCGACCGACCGGCTGGAATTCCGCGCGCCCAGGCTCATCGGCGCCGACGTGTTCCTTGACGAGCCGAGCGTCACCGCGACCGAGAACGCGCTGGTCGCCGCCGTCGCGGCCGACGGCGTCACCCATTTGCGCAACGCGGCCTCGGAGCCGCATGTGCAGGATCTCGCCAATTTCCTGGTCGCGCTCGGCGCGAAAATCGAGGGCATCGGCACCAACACCATGGTGATCCATGGCTCGGCGACGCTGGGGGCAGCGACGTATTCGATCCAACCCGACCACATCGAGGTCGGCTCGCTGATCGGGCTTGCCGCGGTGACGCGCTCGCCGCTCCGCATCGTGCGCGCCGGTGTCGAGCATCTGCGCTCGATCCGCATGGGGTTCGAGCGGCTCGGCATCGTCTGCCGCATCGAGGGCGACGATCTCATCGTGCCCTCGAACCAGACGCTGAAGATCCAGGACGACTTTGGCGGCCATGTGCCGAAGCTGGAGGACCAGCCCTGGCCGGCCTTCCCGGCCGATCTGATGTCGATCGCGATCGTCACTGCGACGCAATGCGAGGGCGTGATTCTGATGTTCGAGAAGATGTTCGAGTCGCGGATGTTCTTCGTCGACAAGCTGATCGCGATGGGTGCCCGCATTGTCCTCTGCGATCCGCACCGCGCCATCATCGCAGGCCCCAGCCGGCTACGCGGCGCATCGATGATCTCGCCCGACATCCGCGCCGGCATGGCCATGCTGCTCGCCGCCGTCTGCGCCGAGGGCACCTCCACCATCAACAACGCCGACCAGATCGAGCGCGGCTACGAGCGCATCGACGAGCGGCTGAACGCGCTCGGCGCGAAGATCCGGCGCGTGCCGGAGCGGAACGGCTGAGCTCCCGTTTTCGATCTGGACTCGCGACAATCTCTCGTTGTATCAATCGATTTTATCCGCTTTTTTAGCCGGAAGAGACGGGAGATTGCATTGGATCAGCAGCAAAAGTCTTCAGATTCGGCAATAGAGACCATCGCCAAGACCGTCCCTGGCGAATTCGTCAGCTTCGTAGTCTTGCTGAAAACTTTCCTCGCCAACAACCCGACCGGGCTTGTCGTCCTGGGATTGCTACTCACCCTCTTGCTGCCCGTATATGCAAACCGCGTGCTTGCAATCGCGTCGTGGTCTCAGATCGGCGTGATGATGGTCAGCTATCTCGCTTGGTTTGTGCTGCTCGTTCCGGATCAAGTCGACCAAGTGCTCATGAATCTATTTCAAGTAACGCTGTCCTATGAGAACAACTTCGTCATATTCGGGGCTGTCGTACTCGTCCTTCAATTCGCGCTTCCGTTCCTCACAAAGCCGAAACCGTCCGGCGGTGGTGCTGCACCCGTACATCCAGCGCAATAGCAGGCCGGCATTGTACCTGAATCACCTGAGTAGGGTCTGGCATGTGCATTTCAAGGCTATTGATAGCGACCGCGAGCGCTGCGGCAGTTCTGACCACGGGCGCGTCGGCGTCTGAGTGCGGATCGTGGGAGAAGATCGAGCGGGTCCCGCAATTTACTGCTGAGCCATTCGGAACACTCGCGTTTGTACGGGGGCCGAACTACTTCATCCTAGGACGAGGCCGGTGCACGAATCTGGATACATCTGCCCTCACTTTTGCGGTAAACCACAGCAGCGGCCCCGACTCGCAGCCGACATTCGCCTCGGCTCATGTCGCTCTTATAAGAGTCGGCGGCAACACGCCGGATAAGCAGTATCTCTTTCGAAGTACGGGCTATTGGAACCGTGACAAGAGCGGAATAGCATACCGATCTCTTCATAATCGGTCGCATGAAGAGTTCAACAGCGACTTGACGGGCGATCAAGCAGCTTTCGACAAGCGCTACACCGATGATACCGGCCGCACATGGAACGATAGTGTGGATACGGAAACAACCCCTCCGCTCCGCTTCCAAAGTTGGAACTACCGTTTGACCTTCACAACGAAGGAGGAGCTGATCGATGCTCTCCGGAAGAAGCAGATCAGCCTCGCGACGCAAAACTACTTGATCAGTTACAAAGCACGTACAACCGGAGGGACGACGGGAGCTATTCCAACCTTTACCGTCAACGCTAGCGGCTACGATTGCCTGTTCGTTCGAGTCGCCGGGACGTCGAACTATTCCGACGTCGACGGCGAGTACATGATCAATCTGAATAAACGCAGCAACTGCAAGGACGTCGTTCTTGGGTTCACGGCGCTTGGGGGATGGTTCAAACTCTTCTGATAGCTGCGACACGCTGCTGAACGAGCATCGTCGCACGCAAGCTCTTTGTCGTCGCATGCGAGGAGAGGCCGGGGTGCATCGCAGATGCAATCCGGGGAGAGCTTCCGCGAATCCAACTGCGACCATTTGTGCGGATAGAGCCCCTCACCCCAACCCTCTCCCCGTAAGAACGGGAGAGGGAGAAGATGCAGCGCGTCCGGGATACGGGGCCATGTTTTCGACGCGTGGTTGTGCTATTGACCCGCCATGCTCGACACTGTCCAACCACAACAGCCGCCGCAAGCCGGCGTGCAAAGTCATCTCGCGGAGGAATTCGTCGAGACGTTGCGGCTGGCCGTGCCGATGATGCTGACGCAGCTCGGGCAGATCGCGATGATCACGAGCGATCTCGCGCTGATCGGGAGGCTTGGCGAGGATTCGGTCGCCGCTGCGGCACTTGCGCACACCGTCTATTTTGTCAGTTTCACTTTCGGACTCGGATTGATGGCCGCGGTGTCGCCGCTGGCAGCCCAGGCGTTTGGCGCCGGCGACGTCAGACGCATCCGCCTTTCCCTGCGCGTCGGCCTCTGGGCCGCGCTGCTGATCTCGCTGCCGATGATGGCTTCGCCGCTCTATGGCGAGCACATCCTGATCACGCTCGGACAGGCGCCGCATTCGGCTGCGCTCGCGCAGCGCTATCTGAATGGCCTCGCCTGGGGCATCGCGCCGGCACTCGGCTTCATCGCGCTGCGCAGCATGATGAGCGCGGTGAACCGGCCGCAGGCTCCGTTGTGGATCACGCTCGCGGCGATCCCCGCGAATTTCGTGCTGGTCTATTGCCTGATCCATGGCCTGTTCGGCCTGCCGGAGCTCGGCCTGTTCGGCGCCGGACTGGCGACGACCCTGGTCAATCTCGGCACCTTCGTCGCCGCGCTCGCCATCGCGGCGTGGCGCAGGCCCTTCGCCGATTATCACCCGCTGGCCCATTTGTGGCGGATCGACTGGCCTTTGATGCGTCAGCTCATCGTGATCGGCGCGCCGATCTCGTTCTCGCTCCTGCTGGAATACGGCATGTTTTCCTCGGCGGCGCTCTTGATGGGACTGATCTCGACCACCGCGCTGGCCGCACACCAGATCGCGCTCCAGGTCACGGCCGTGCTGTTCATGGTCCCGCTCGGCATCGGCATGGCCGCCACGGTGCGGGTCGGCCACGCCTTCGGCCGTAACGAGCCGGCCGGCGTCCGACGCGCCGGCCTCGTCGCGGCGGTGCTCGGGATTGCGTTCGTCTCGGCGCTGACGGTTGCCATCATTCTCGGCCGCTATGAGCTGGGACGGCTGTTCTTCGGCCGCAGCGAGGCCAGCGCGCCGACCGTCGAACTGACAGCAGCACTTTTGCTGGTCGGCGCAACCTTCTTCATCGCCGACGCGCTCCAGACCATCATGGGCGGTGCGCTGCGCGGCATCAATGACACGAGGATGACACTGGTGTTCGCGGCGATCGGCTATTGGTGCGTCGGCTTCCCCATTGCCTGGGCGCTGGCTTTCCACGCCGGCCTCGGCGCGGTCGGCGTCTGGATCGGACTGTCGATCGGATCGTTCGTCTATGCCGGACTCTTGATCTTGCGCTTCCGGCTGCTGACGCGCAGACTGGCGGAATGACAGGACCCGTTCGCGCAGTCACCCCCGATGTCGATGCCGGCACGGTGCTATCAGGCGCACAGTTCATCGACGCGTTTCGTGTGGAGGTCGGCACGACGCCATTGAGTGCCCGCGAGGCCTGCACCCGAATGATGCTGCACGGGCCGCGCTGGATCGATGCGCTGACGCGCTTGCGCAACGTCCTGGTGAAACCCTTCGGACTGAAGACATCGGGCGAAGGCGCACCGGCTCCGCACGGGATGATCGGCCTGTTTCCAGTGCTGAGCGAAACACCGGAGCGGCTGATCGCCGGTTTTGACGACTACCATCTCGATTTCCGCGTCGTGGTTGACGTCGCCGGCGAGACGGCGGATCGGCGGGTGACATTGACCACGTTGGTACGGACCAACAATCTGCTCGGGCGCGCCTATCTCACGCTGATCGTACCGTTTCACAAGCTCGTGGCCCGCAGCATGATGGGAGACATCGTGGAGCCGGTGCGATGACGCCGCGTCTTTCCTGTCGTTAACTCACTCCGCGACCTTCACCGGCCCGTCGGCCGCGGCTTCCGCCCACTCCCCGACGACGCGGTCGAGATCGCATAGATTCTGGTGCATCTGCTCCAGCGAGAAGCCGAGCGCGAAGAAGCGCTCCGCGGTGTCGGCCGGCTGGCCGCGGATCAGGCTGTCCTGGCGAACGGCGGCGACGGCCTCGGAATAATGCTGAAGCGCCACGTGCACGGGATGGATCGGCGGCGCGCCGGCGCCCTCGCGCAGGGCATCAGCCGCCGACTTCAGGAAGCGCACGATCGCCGCGCTGACCTCCGCCAGCGGCTCCGCGAGCCTGACCTGCACCTCGGCGGGCAGCGGCACCACGGTGGCGCGGCCGATCATCACGACATCGTGGCGCAGCCGCAGAATCGTGCGCAGCAGCGGGCCGGTGTCGGGGCCGCTTGACAGCCGCGCCGAACGCTCGCGCTCGGCCTCCGCGCCGATCGCATTCATGCCGACCATGGCGGTGCCGATGCCATCCTGGATCCGGTGCAGCGCATCGTTGTCGCGGCCGCGGGTGAGACCGGCGAGCAGTTCGGAAAAAGCCTCCGCGATCAACTCAAGCAGCTTCGCCGCGCTGGCGCGGATCTGCCGCACCGCGCGCGAGGGCAGCACCAGGAAAGAGACCAAGAGCCCGGTGATGGCACCGACCGAGACCTCACTGACCCGATCGATCGCCGACGCCAGCGGGTCGGCATGATGCATGGTCGGGACCAGCAGCACGATCACCGCGGTCACGGTGGCGGTGCTGAGGTTCGGATAGATCGCGGCAACGAAGGCGAGCGGCGCGACTGCCAGGACCAGCAGCCCCAGCAGGCCCGCTTCGCTGGAGTAGGGAATCGTGATCGCGATGGCGCCGCCATAGATCGCGCCGCCGATGGTGCCGAGCATGTAATCGCGCGTCGCCTTTAGCGAGCGCCCGACGCTCATCTGGGTCACGATCAGTGATGTCAGAACCGCCCAGAGCGGCAGCAACAGATGCAGCGCGGTCGCGATCGCATAGGCCGCCACAGCCGCCACCGTGACCCGGATCGCAAGTCCCAGTTGCGTTCGCCGCGCCCGGATCCGGTCGAACAGCTCCTTTGCGTCTGCCATCATCTGATGTCCCGGTCCGATCCTCACAAAGCCCAGGCAAAGCATAGCTGATGCCCGCAGCCCCGAGGCCGCTTGAAAGGCAAAATCAGCCCGCCTAACTTGCCGGCCAAATCGAGGAAACACGATGGCCCACGAAACCGCAACGCTAGCCGCCTATGTCGCCAAGCTGAATTATCAGGAAATTCCGGCGGAGGTGCTGGAGCGCGCCAAGGTGCTGACGCTGGATTTCCTCGGCAGCGCCATCCGGGCCAGGAGCGAAGCGGAGTCAACCCCGTCGCTGCTGAAGATGCTCGAAGCGCTGTCGCTCGACGCCAAGGGCTGCTCCACCGTGTTCGGCGACAGCAAGACGTGGACTCCGGCGGTCGCGGCGCTCCTCAACGGCGCACTCGGCCATTCCCTTGATTTCGACGATACCCATGCGGATTCCTCGCTGCATCCGAGCGCGCCGGTGGTTCCGGCGGCCTTCGCCGTCGGCGAAATGGTCGGTGCCTCCGGACGCGATGTGCTGACGGCGATCGTCGCGGGCTATGAGGTCTGCTGCCGGCTCGGCAATGCGCTCGATCCGACCTCTCATTATGCGCGCGGCTTCCATCCGACAGCGACCGCCGGCACCTATGGCGCGGCCGCTGCGGCGGCAAAATTGTTCGGCCTCTCCGAGCCGCAGATCATCGCCGCCTTCGGCGTCTCCGGCAGCCAGGCCGCCGGCTCGCTGCAATTCCTGGTCAACGGCGCCTGGAACAAGCGCTATCAGGTCGGCGCCGCCGCGATGAACGGCGTGATCGCCGCGACGCTGGCACGCAACGAGTTCGTCGGCGCGACGGAATCAATCGAGGGCAAGCATGGCCTGCTCGCCGGCTACACCGACGATGCACATCCGGACAAGGCGGTGGCCGGGCTCGGCAAGACCTATGAGACCATGAAGATCGGCGTGAAGCCGTATCCGAGCTGCCGTTACACCCATGCCGCGATCGACGCGCTGATCGCGATGCGGCGCGAGCACAATCTGACGCCCGACCAAGTCAAGCGCGTCGAGATCGGCCTGCATCGCAACGGCATCACGCTCACGGGCGATGCCGCGAGCAAGCGGCATCCGACCTCGATCGTCGGCGGCCAGTTCTCGATGTTCTTCACCGGCGCACTCGCGCTCGACCAGGGTTCATTCGGCTGGGACGACTACAACCGCCTCGGCGATGCCGCCATCGACGCACTCGCCGACAAGTTCGACGTGGTGCAGGACGACCGCCTCGAGATCGGCCGCACCCATCCGTTCGGCGCGCGCGTCAGCATCGTCACCGACGATGGCGTGCATGAGCGGATCTATGCCGACCCCTCGGGCGAGCCGAACTCGTTCCCGGATGCGCAGGCGATGCAGCAGAAGTTCCTGACGCTGGCCAGGCCGGTGCTGAATGCACGGGCCGACAAATTCGCCGACGCGATCCTGTCGCTGGAGCGGTTCGATCGCGTGGCGAACGCAACGGAGCTGGGGCGGCAGTAACCGCCTAGTTCGCGCCCGCCATTTTCCCCTTCTCGCGCGTTGACGCAATGACATCGCGCACGAGCTCAAATACACCGTCCGCTTCCGGCGGGAAGTTCGGCGAGCGGCCGAGGCGCACGATCACCAGTTTCTCCGATGGGATCACAATCGTGTACTGGCCGATCGTGCCTTTGGCGAAGAACGCATCGCGCGGCCAGCCGTGCTCGATTCGAAACTTCGCGCCAAAACTGTCGCCCTGGTTGGTCCAGAAGCCGGCGCCGATGCCGACCCACGCGTTTGGCGTGGCTGACGCCGAGTAGTTCACCCACCCCTCGGGGAGGATACGCTTGCCGCCGGCGACGCCGTCGTTGAGATAGAGCTGGCCGAAGCGCACCCAGTCGCGCGCGGATGCCAACATCTCGCCGGAGCCCTCGATCGTGCCGGCACCGTCGAGCTGAAGCGTGACGTTGACCATGCCGAGTGGCGCGAACAATTCGCGGCGCGCGAAGCGGAGCGCATCGGCGGGCTTACCGCCGGCAGCGTTGCGGATCAGATGCGAGAGGATGAGGAAGTTGCCATCGTGATAATTCCACACCGTGCCCGGTGAGGTCGCAAGCGGCGCGCGCTCGGCAAAGCTCGCCATATCATCCTCGGCGTATTTCATGGTGTTGACCGGCTCGAGCACGGAGCCGAGCGAGGCCTGCAACGAGCTCCCGAGCGCGATGCCTGCGGTGTGACGCAGCAACTGGTCGACGGTGATGGCGTGACGCGGATCATCAGGATCTTGCCAGGCGGCAATGGGCGCAGGCCCATCGAGCTTTAACTTGCCCTGGCGTACGAGAATGCCTGTCAGTGCTGAGATCACCGACTTCGTCATGGAGAAGCCGAGCAGCGGCGTCTCCGGCCCGACACCATCGGCATAGCGCTCGGCGATGATGCGGCCGGCCTTCATGACGACGATCGCGCGGGTGCGGCGGTAGGGCGGCGCGGGCTCGGCGAAGGCGCGGTCGAGCGCGGCGGACAGTTCTTCGCTTTGCGGCGGCACGAGTCCCGGGCCGGCGATCTCGGGTAACAACGCTGGCTGCTTGCCGTCAGGCGGCAGCGCGACGGCGGCGATCCCCTGGCCGTGCTCGAGGGTACAGCCGAGCCCCTCGCGATAGACGGCATGGCTGCGGCCGATGCCGAACAGCGTCACCGTGACATCCTTGCGCGCGCGATCGACCTGGTAGTCCATCGCCCAGCTCAGCAGGTTTGCGCCTGGCATCGCATCAATGGTCTCGGCGAGATTGCGGCTGGGATCGAGGCCGGAGACGAACGTCTCCGAGCAGATCGTGTCGGCGATGAAGCCCGTCGCGACCTTCGGCACATCGCGGGCCCGCGCCGCGCCGAGCGCGAGGCCGGCAGCGACGATGGTGGTGGTAAGGAGGATGATCTTGCGGCGGCGGGTCACGGGCTTTCTCCGGCTTCGAGGACGTGGCGGAGAGGAAGCCGGATGCGGGCGATACGCGCTCGCCGGATTTGAAAAACGACCTCGTCGAAACTGATCGGGGCTGGCCGATTCTGGAATTATTCTGTGATTTCAATGGCCTAAAAATCTAGGCCGCGTCGACCTTGAGCCGCCGATATTCGGTTGGCGTCACCCCGGTCACCGCCTTGAAGGCGCGGTTGAACGGGCCGAGCGACTGGAAGCCGGCATCCATCGCGATGGTGATGACAGGAACTTCGGCCTGCGACGGATCGGCCAACGCCGCTTTGGCTTCCTCGATCCGGTGGTTGTTGAGAAAGACATTAAAGTTGCGGTAGCCGAGCCGCTGGTTGATTAGCCGGCGCAGCCGATATTCGGGAATTCCAAGCTTTGTGGCGAGCGTGCCGATGCTGATGTTGTCGTGGCGATAGATGCGCTCATCGGCCATCAGCCGCATCAGCGCATCGACCAGTTTCTGATCCGCGCTGGAATCCCCGGCGATAGCGGCCGGGGCAGGAAGGTTTGCCGCGGCTTCGACGGGCGCCGGAAACAAATCCGCGGCGTTGACCTGCATCATCGTGTAGCAGATCGCGGCGACGATGCCGGCGAGAACGGCCGCATTCGCGGCATTGGCGATCGCGGCGTTGTCCCTGCCCCATATCGATATCTGCAGCAGCACATTGACGCCGCCATAGAGCAAGACCGCGCTGACAATGAAAACCCGCAAGTGACGCCGGCGCTCGACCAGATCGGCCGACCAGGAGCCAATGGTCTGGGCTATCGCCAGCACGATAAAGCAAAGCGCCAGCAGATTGACCGCGATAATGGCCGGCCGGCCGTGGACCGCCGGCGCGATCCACAGACAACTGACAAAACTGTAGGCTGAGACCGCCGCCCAGATCAGCGCGTGCCACCAGCGCGGCACGAATGAATCGTCGAGCAACGCGCGCGTGAACAGCCACAGCACCACGGCATCGCCGGTCGACAGCGCGATCAGCGGCGCATGCCATATCGAGACCGGCGCGGTCGAGCCGATCTCCGAGCTGAC
Encoded proteins:
- the gyrB gene encoding DNA topoisomerase (ATP-hydrolyzing) subunit B, whose protein sequence is MTEPARQTPAENEPSTASEYGAESIRVLKGLDAVRKRPGMYIGDTDDGSGLHHMVYEVVDNAIDEALAGHATRVDVILNADNSVTVRDDGRGIPVDIHKGEGISAAEVIMTQLHAGGKFDQNSYKVSGGLHGVGVSVVNALSSKLGLRIWRDNKEHYIEFAHGDAVAPLKVVGEAPGKRGTEVTFLASSETFKNIEYDFATLEHRLRELAFLNSGVNIALSDMRHAVEKREEMHYSGGVEEFVRYLDRNKKAIVPAPIMVRAEANSIGVEAALWWNDSYHENVLCFTNNIPQRDGGTHLAGFRGALTRQVNGYADANAKKEKIALTGDDCREGLTAVLSVKVPDPKFSSQTKDKLVSSEVRPVVENVLNEALQAWFEEHPSEAKMIVGKVIQAAAAREAARKARELTRKSPLSVSSLPGKLADCQEKDPAKSELFIVEGDSAGGSAKQGRNREFQAVLPLRGKILNVERVRPDKMLGSEQIGTLITALGTGISDEFSIEKLRYHKIIVMTDADVDGAHIRTLLLTFFYRQMPAIIDGGYLYIAQPPLYKVSRGKSEQYLKDERALEDYLIDTGLDDCVFIPGNGGDRTGRDLRSLVDDARVVRSILRNLHSRYNRKVVEQAAITGVLNKAIYGDSEKAAAAAQYIAGRLDSLAEEVERGWVGQYVEGQGFQFERTVRGVREFALIDDAFLGSAEARKLDEYTVKLQDVYARPGKLRRKDVEHMVYGPVDLFEAVTDAGRKGVALQRYKGLGEMNPEQLWETTLDINARSLLQVKVKEVDEADDIFTKLMGDVVEPRRDFIQEHSLSATIDI
- the murA gene encoding UDP-N-acetylglucosamine 1-carboxyvinyltransferase — protein: MAPIQYIVEGGHRLSGSIEPSGNKNSALPIIAAALLTEHPVTLHNVPRIRDTETLVELIRSVGAAAEWSAGNTLHIHAKSIRAADLDPELCVRIRASILLAGPLLARCGEVMLPPPGGDVIGRRRLDTHVLALEQLGAKVTATDRLEFRAPRLIGADVFLDEPSVTATENALVAAVAADGVTHLRNAASEPHVQDLANFLVALGAKIEGIGTNTMVIHGSATLGAATYSIQPDHIEVGSLIGLAAVTRSPLRIVRAGVEHLRSIRMGFERLGIVCRIEGDDLIVPSNQTLKIQDDFGGHVPKLEDQPWPAFPADLMSIAIVTATQCEGVILMFEKMFESRMFFVDKLIAMGARIVLCDPHRAIIAGPSRLRGASMISPDIRAGMAMLLAAVCAEGTSTINNADQIERGYERIDERLNALGAKIRRVPERNG
- a CDS encoding MATE family efflux transporter; translation: MLDTVQPQQPPQAGVQSHLAEEFVETLRLAVPMMLTQLGQIAMITSDLALIGRLGEDSVAAAALAHTVYFVSFTFGLGLMAAVSPLAAQAFGAGDVRRIRLSLRVGLWAALLISLPMMASPLYGEHILITLGQAPHSAALAQRYLNGLAWGIAPALGFIALRSMMSAVNRPQAPLWITLAAIPANFVLVYCLIHGLFGLPELGLFGAGLATTLVNLGTFVAALAIAAWRRPFADYHPLAHLWRIDWPLMRQLIVIGAPISFSLLLEYGMFSSAALLMGLISTTALAAHQIALQVTAVLFMVPLGIGMAATVRVGHAFGRNEPAGVRRAGLVAAVLGIAFVSALTVAIILGRYELGRLFFGRSEASAPTVELTAALLLVGATFFIADALQTIMGGALRGINDTRMTLVFAAIGYWCVGFPIAWALAFHAGLGAVGVWIGLSIGSFVYAGLLILRFRLLTRRLAE
- the recF gene encoding DNA replication/repair protein RecF, coding for MTPSRIHRLTLTHFRNYRAAGLETAADMVALVGPNGAGKTNCIEAISFLSPGRGLRRATLEDVADNQGDGSWAVSAQVEGALGLATLGTGIDPPRADNTVSRRCRIDREPVNSATAFGDHIRMVWLTPAMDGLFMGGASERRRFFDRLVLAIDSEHSSRISALERSLRSRNRLLETRNYDDHWCDAIERETAELAVAVAATRGQTAARLTGMLNARAQQSAFPSAQIALDGWMENALLTETATSVEDRYRQILRDNRPRDAIAGRTTDGPHLTDLQVIYAPKSMPARDASTGEQKALLIGLVLAHATLVAEMTGIVPLLLLDEVVAHLDRNRRAALFDELRKLGAQVWLTGADPAAFAEIGTGSQVFDIESGRVSAGR